In a single window of the Pseudomonas sp. B21-015 genome:
- a CDS encoding proline iminopeptidase-family hydrolase, with the protein MWREVEPDQQYNVEVDGHNLVVYSFGEGDEVLLCLNGGPGLPCDYLRDAHGWLKDKGLRVVAFDQLGTGASDRPEDPSLWDITRYVAEVETVRQALDLGRVHLMGHSWGGWLAIEYAIYHPHALKTLILENTVGDIPHLSQELERLRGALGSETVAMMQRHEAMGTLDHPQYQAAITLLNYRHVCRLDEWPAPVTRSLGDWNMGPYTTMQGPNEFLYIGNLKNWNRLQEMADFTMPVLITTGQHDELTPACAMRMKMALKDVELHVFPNSSHMPFYEEPHAYFPVLLDFLQRHRG; encoded by the coding sequence ATGTGGCGTGAAGTCGAACCGGATCAGCAATATAACGTCGAGGTCGACGGCCACAATCTGGTGGTCTACAGCTTTGGCGAGGGCGATGAAGTCCTGCTGTGCCTCAATGGCGGCCCGGGGCTTCCCTGCGATTATCTGCGTGACGCCCATGGCTGGCTCAAGGACAAGGGGCTGCGAGTTGTCGCCTTCGACCAGCTCGGTACTGGAGCGTCTGACAGACCCGAAGACCCGTCCCTCTGGGACATCACCCGTTATGTCGCTGAGGTGGAAACCGTCCGTCAGGCCCTCGACCTGGGCCGAGTGCATTTGATGGGGCACTCCTGGGGCGGCTGGCTGGCGATCGAATATGCCATTTACCACCCTCACGCACTCAAAACCCTGATTCTGGAAAACACCGTAGGCGATATCCCGCACCTGTCTCAGGAACTGGAGCGTCTGCGTGGCGCCCTGGGCAGCGAAACCGTGGCCATGATGCAACGCCATGAAGCCATGGGCACCCTCGATCACCCGCAATACCAAGCGGCTATTACCCTCCTCAACTACCGTCACGTCTGCCGCCTGGACGAATGGCCGGCACCCGTCACGCGCTCTCTGGGCGACTGGAACATGGGGCCCTACACGACCATGCAGGGGCCAAACGAGTTTCTCTACATCGGCAACCTGAAAAACTGGAACCGGCTCCAGGAAATGGCCGATTTCACGATGCCGGTGTTGATTACCACCGGCCAGCACGACGAACTGACGCCCGCCTGTGCAATGCGCATGAAAATGGCGCTCAAGGATGTCGAGTTGCATGTGTTCCCCAACAGCAGCCATATGCCGTTCTACGAAGAACCTCATGCCTACTTTCCGGTGTTGCTGGATTTCCTCCAGCGGCACCGAGGTTAG
- a CDS encoding tautomerase family protein has protein sequence MPFVRTAVIKGTGPQQRQRIVDGIHQALVDSIGMPQDELFNLVVDYDPEQFFYSRTFNRVARSDQLIVIEITMRRGRSDAMKRELYKKIADNLGAQAQVRPQDLFIFMHENDYSDWSVGSGKFAMELVQQLGNTSAV, from the coding sequence ATGCCATTCGTTCGAACAGCCGTCATCAAAGGCACTGGCCCGCAGCAACGCCAGCGCATCGTCGACGGCATACACCAAGCGCTGGTGGATAGCATCGGTATGCCCCAGGATGAACTGTTCAATCTGGTGGTGGACTACGATCCGGAGCAATTTTTTTACAGCCGTACCTTTAATCGCGTCGCGCGTTCCGACCAGTTGATAGTGATTGAAATAACGATGCGTAGAGGTCGCAGCGATGCGATGAAGCGGGAGCTATACAAAAAAATTGCGGACAATCTTGGCGCTCAAGCACAGGTTCGCCCGCAAGACCTTTTCATCTTCATGCATGAAAACGACTATTCAGACTGGTCGGTGGGCTCGGGAAAATTTGCAATGGAGTTAGTGCAACAGCTCGGTAATACCTCTGCCGTGTAA
- a CDS encoding LuxR family transcriptional regulator — protein MQTKLSDLNPRLLSGKSLDEQMDNALLLANELGFDALVYDYSPVPLDHEGKLITPSVLKLRNTPADWHTRWCTEGYYQIDPVQQVALNCVSPFVWSYKPGTDTLLEPVIGQSHAPVVSYLEDLQMTCGVSVPIHLPRGGFASLTGLRIGSSASVLRDARQTLADFSLISHALQEAAYPLLGKEAHSPPIHLTKRERECLKWAAEGLTGAEIADQLNRSLATITLHLTSAMHKLGAKNRVQAVVRATHYRLLDS, from the coding sequence ATGCAGACCAAGCTATCAGACCTCAATCCCCGTCTGTTATCGGGCAAGAGCCTGGATGAGCAGATGGACAACGCCTTGCTCTTGGCCAACGAGCTGGGCTTTGATGCCTTGGTGTACGACTACAGCCCGGTGCCGCTGGACCACGAAGGCAAGTTGATCACGCCCTCGGTGCTCAAGCTGCGCAACACTCCAGCCGATTGGCATACGCGTTGGTGTACCGAGGGTTACTACCAGATCGACCCTGTTCAGCAGGTGGCACTCAATTGCGTTTCACCCTTTGTCTGGTCCTACAAGCCCGGGACTGACACCCTGCTGGAGCCGGTCATCGGTCAGTCCCATGCACCTGTGGTGAGCTATCTGGAAGACTTGCAGATGACCTGTGGGGTATCGGTCCCGATTCATCTGCCCAGAGGCGGTTTTGCTTCCTTGACGGGGCTGCGTATCGGTAGCAGCGCCAGCGTCCTGCGCGATGCCCGGCAGACCCTGGCAGATTTCAGCCTGATTTCCCACGCCTTGCAGGAAGCGGCCTATCCGTTGCTGGGCAAGGAGGCTCATTCGCCTCCCATTCACCTGACCAAGCGTGAACGCGAGTGCCTTAAATGGGCGGCTGAGGGCCTGACCGGCGCAGAGATTGCCGACCAACTGAATCGCTCATTGGCCACTATCACCCTCCATCTGACCTCGGCCATGCATAAACTCGGTGCCAAGAACCGGGTCCAGGCCGTGGTTCGGGCCACCCACTATCGGTTGCTCGATAGCTGA
- a CDS encoding LacI family DNA-binding transcriptional regulator, which yields MEDVALAAGVSLSTVDRVMNLRANVRADTAQRIAEAAARLGFYGRNVIEQRVLQQRPTVRLGFLLQKRGVAFYQGLAKALAEAATASVRAQVRVMIHYIDDLAPAATAERILKLQGEVDALGVVAADHPAVREAMAQLRAAGIPVVALVSELSASAGAGYVGLDNRAMGRTAGWFIKHLAAQPGPVAVMVGTQRFQCQELCEMSWRSFLSEQPQDWELLATRMTLEDEEFAYAGTLDLLTSQPDLVGLYVAGGGIEGVINALRELKTQHIALPVVVCHDLTAITRAALRDGIVQAVLSHPVEALAQTAVRAMVDAAIDPSSDSAAKFMLSLQIDVAESV from the coding sequence ATGGAAGACGTGGCCCTGGCCGCCGGGGTGAGCCTGTCCACCGTGGACCGGGTGATGAACCTGCGGGCCAATGTGCGTGCCGATACCGCGCAACGCATTGCCGAAGCCGCCGCTCGATTGGGCTTCTATGGGCGTAACGTGATCGAGCAACGGGTATTGCAGCAGCGCCCGACCGTGCGGTTGGGGTTTCTGCTGCAAAAGCGTGGTGTGGCGTTTTATCAGGGACTGGCCAAGGCCTTGGCCGAAGCCGCGACGGCCAGTGTTCGAGCTCAGGTTCGGGTGATGATCCACTACATCGACGACCTGGCCCCGGCCGCCACCGCAGAACGCATCCTCAAACTGCAAGGTGAAGTCGATGCCCTGGGTGTGGTGGCCGCCGATCATCCGGCCGTACGCGAGGCCATGGCGCAGCTGCGAGCGGCCGGTATTCCCGTGGTCGCTCTTGTGTCCGAGCTGAGCGCCTCGGCCGGTGCCGGTTATGTCGGTCTCGACAACCGCGCCATGGGCCGTACCGCCGGCTGGTTCATCAAGCACCTGGCAGCGCAACCGGGGCCTGTGGCCGTGATGGTCGGCACTCAGCGCTTTCAGTGCCAGGAACTGTGCGAAATGAGTTGGCGTTCTTTCTTGTCGGAACAACCCCAGGATTGGGAACTGCTGGCGACACGCATGACCCTGGAGGATGAGGAATTCGCCTATGCCGGCACGCTCGATCTTCTGACCAGCCAGCCTGATCTGGTCGGCCTGTATGTCGCCGGCGGCGGTATCGAGGGGGTCATCAACGCCCTGCGCGAACTGAAAACCCAGCACATCGCGCTGCCCGTGGTGGTGTGCCACGACTTGACCGCCATCACCCGCGCTGCCCTGCGTGACGGCATCGTTCAAGCCGTGCTGTCGCATCCTGTCGAGGCACTGGCGCAAACGGCGGTCAGGGCCATGGTGGACGCGGCGATAGACCCATCGTCGGACAGTGCAGCGAAGTTCATGCTTTCGTTGCAGATTGATGTGGCTGAAAGTGTTTAG
- a CDS encoding ABC transporter permease: MSSQATIAPRLNLGFGLHNRRLAMGLGLAILLGWLLLAIFAPWIAPFDPIAQNTDIRLLGPSLAHPFGTDNFGRDVLSRVIWAARVDLQLAVIGVIFPFLIGTCVGALSGYIGGRFDTVCMRLIDIILAFPFLVLMLAIMAILGPGLMSFYIAMALVGWVSYARLIRSQILILKESDFALAAKSLGFGHGRILFRHLLPNAMFGSIVFSMSDAVLVLLNGAAVSYLGLGVQPPTAEWGTMVAEGQSFITSAWWICTFPGLAIVTLAMGFSLLADAVAEHLGEHS, encoded by the coding sequence ATGAGCAGTCAGGCTACGATTGCCCCCCGCCTGAACCTCGGCTTCGGTTTACACAACCGTCGTTTGGCAATGGGCCTGGGGTTGGCAATCCTGCTCGGCTGGCTGTTGCTGGCGATCTTCGCACCCTGGATCGCGCCCTTCGATCCAATCGCCCAGAACACTGATATCCGCCTGCTGGGGCCCAGCCTGGCCCACCCGTTCGGGACCGACAATTTTGGCCGCGACGTATTGTCTCGAGTGATCTGGGCGGCCCGCGTCGACTTGCAGCTGGCGGTCATCGGGGTGATCTTCCCGTTTTTGATCGGCACCTGTGTCGGGGCTTTGTCCGGCTACATCGGCGGGCGTTTCGACACCGTCTGCATGCGCCTGATCGATATCATCCTGGCCTTCCCGTTCCTGGTGTTGATGCTGGCGATCATGGCGATCCTCGGCCCCGGCCTGATGAGTTTCTATATCGCCATGGCACTGGTGGGCTGGGTGTCCTACGCACGGTTGATCCGCTCGCAGATCCTGATCCTCAAGGAAAGCGATTTTGCCCTGGCCGCCAAAAGTCTGGGTTTCGGCCATGGGCGCATTCTGTTTCGTCACTTGCTGCCGAACGCGATGTTCGGCTCGATCGTGTTTTCCATGTCCGATGCGGTGCTGGTGCTGCTCAACGGCGCGGCGGTCAGCTACCTCGGCCTCGGGGTTCAACCACCGACGGCCGAATGGGGCACGATGGTCGCCGAAGGCCAGAGTTTCATCACCTCCGCCTGGTGGATCTGCACCTTCCCGGGGTTGGCGATCGTCACCCTGGCCATGGGCTTCAGCCTGCTGGCCGACGCTGTCGCCGAGCACCTGGGTGAACACTCATGA
- a CDS encoding ABC transporter permease, whose translation MNLSRYRFILSRPLQLLPVLFGISLITFVLVRSIPGDPARALLGSRSTPEGLIRIRAQFGLDQPLWMQYFYFLENLFKGDLGQSLLYKVDALKLISTRIEPTLFLVLGSVLLALLIAVPLATVAARNKGGWGDNLIRLFTTAGLGMPAFWLGIMLILLFSVQLGWFPVSGYGRSWPDKLHHMLLPCLTIALALSAVLVRNLRASMLMELQADHVTAARARGLSEDAVFRRHVLPNSLVPAVNLLAVNIGWLISGTVVIESLFAIPGIGQLLVRGIFTRDYMVVQGVAMVLACATVAVNFLADVVTVAIDPRVNIR comes from the coding sequence ATGAATCTGTCGCGTTACCGTTTCATCCTGTCACGGCCTCTGCAACTGCTGCCGGTGCTGTTCGGCATCAGCCTGATCACGTTTGTGCTGGTGCGTTCGATTCCAGGCGATCCGGCACGTGCCCTGCTCGGCTCTCGCAGTACGCCGGAGGGGCTGATCAGGATTCGCGCTCAGTTCGGCCTCGATCAGCCGCTGTGGATGCAGTATTTCTACTTTCTTGAAAATCTGTTCAAGGGCGATCTCGGCCAGTCGTTGCTGTACAAGGTCGACGCCTTGAAGCTGATCAGCACACGAATCGAGCCCACGCTGTTTCTGGTGCTCGGCAGCGTGCTGCTGGCGCTGTTGATCGCCGTACCGCTGGCCACCGTTGCGGCCCGTAACAAGGGCGGCTGGGGCGACAATCTGATCCGCCTGTTCACCACCGCCGGCCTCGGCATGCCGGCGTTCTGGCTGGGGATCATGTTGATCCTGCTGTTCAGCGTGCAGCTGGGCTGGTTCCCGGTTTCCGGCTATGGCCGCAGCTGGCCGGACAAACTGCACCACATGCTCCTGCCCTGCCTGACCATTGCGCTGGCATTGTCGGCAGTGTTGGTGCGCAATCTGCGGGCGAGCATGCTGATGGAGTTGCAAGCCGACCACGTCACGGCGGCCCGAGCTCGCGGCCTGTCTGAAGACGCGGTGTTTCGTCGACACGTGCTGCCCAACTCGCTGGTTCCCGCGGTCAACTTGCTGGCGGTGAACATCGGCTGGCTGATCAGCGGCACGGTGGTCATCGAGAGCCTGTTCGCCATTCCCGGAATCGGCCAGTTACTGGTCCGTGGCATCTTCACCCGTGACTATATGGTGGTCCAGGGCGTGGCGATGGTGCTGGCCTGCGCCACCGTCGCAGTGAATTTTCTCGCCGATGTGGTCACGGTAGCGATCGATCCCCGGGTGAACATCCGATGA
- a CDS encoding LysR substrate-binding domain-containing protein produces MKRRLPPLNALRSFEAAARLGKMTSAADELSVTPGAVSRQVRQLELSLGVELFEGPKNKPQLTAAGKELLPELTAALDRIEAAVGRIRDTATGILDVSCFSTFTVKWLIPRLFDFNAKYPDIKIRLNSFVHTTDPDRDRYDVMITAEQGAVEGQKNTLLLFPERLGIVLSPALSARIQLTELDSIFLHPLLHTKTRPNAWTSWSDAIGYQASAPAGAEFEHYYFTLEAAIAGLGICVAPWHLVADDIRLGRLLAPFGFHQSHYAYIARRSPEPNKKLDLFCTWLACQAEQDSFPGSLYGQPPHQFQSAEVFGE; encoded by the coding sequence ATGAAACGTCGTCTCCCCCCATTGAATGCACTCCGCTCTTTCGAGGCCGCTGCCCGGCTGGGCAAAATGACGTCTGCCGCCGATGAGCTTTCTGTCACGCCCGGAGCAGTGAGTCGCCAGGTACGCCAGTTAGAGCTGAGTCTCGGGGTGGAACTGTTCGAGGGGCCGAAAAACAAACCGCAGCTCACCGCTGCCGGGAAAGAACTCCTGCCGGAGTTGACGGCTGCGCTGGATCGGATCGAGGCCGCCGTAGGCCGAATCAGAGATACCGCGACGGGTATTCTGGACGTGTCTTGCTTCAGCACGTTTACGGTCAAGTGGTTGATACCCCGTCTTTTCGATTTCAATGCGAAGTACCCTGATATCAAGATTCGCTTGAATTCCTTTGTCCACACCACCGATCCGGACCGAGACCGATATGACGTGATGATCACTGCCGAGCAGGGGGCCGTTGAGGGTCAAAAGAATACCCTCCTGCTGTTTCCTGAAAGGTTGGGCATCGTGTTATCACCCGCGTTATCCGCACGAATCCAACTCACCGAATTAGATTCCATTTTCTTGCATCCGCTGCTCCATACCAAGACTCGTCCGAATGCCTGGACCAGCTGGAGTGATGCGATTGGATATCAGGCTAGCGCGCCGGCCGGTGCGGAGTTTGAGCACTACTATTTCACATTGGAGGCGGCAATTGCCGGCCTGGGGATTTGTGTCGCCCCTTGGCATCTGGTGGCCGACGACATTCGACTTGGCCGTTTACTGGCACCGTTCGGTTTCCACCAAAGTCACTACGCCTATATTGCCAGGCGAAGTCCGGAACCCAACAAGAAGCTGGACCTGTTCTGCACCTGGCTGGCGTGCCAGGCCGAACAGGACAGTTTCCCAGGCTCTCTCTACGGTCAACCGCCTCATCAGTTTCAGAGCGCAGAAGTGTTCGGCGAATGA
- a CDS encoding amidase → MIEVTEVSIAQLRAALESGQTTAVELVQAYLARIDAYDGPDTPTALNAVVVRNPDAIKEAQAADARRARGETLGPLDGIPYTAKDSYLVKGLTAASGSPAFANLIAYRDAFTIERLRAAGAICLGKTNMPPMANGGMQRGVYGRAESPYNADYLTAPFASGSSNGAGTATAASFAAFGLAEETWSSGRGPASNNGLCAYTPSRGVISVRGNWPLTPTMDVVVPYARTMADLLEVLDVVVADDPDTRGDLWRMQPWVPIPSVASVRPASYGSLAANTDALAGKRFGVPRMYINADLDAGTSDAPGIGGPTGQRINTRPSVIGLWEEARKALEAAGAEVVEVDFPLVSNCEGDRPGAPTVFNRGLVSKEFLHHELWDLTAWAFDDFLRANGDPKLNRLVDVNGPLIFPHDPGTLPNREGELAAGMDEYVRMAERGITPWDQITTVPDGLRGLERTRRIDLEEWMDRLGLDAVIFPTVADVGPANADVDPKSADIAWSNGIWVANGNLAIRHLGVPTVTVPMGVMPDIGMPVGLTFAGRAYDDSTLLRLASAFESTGAKRLIPPRTPSLSGGKK, encoded by the coding sequence ATGATCGAAGTCACCGAGGTTTCCATTGCCCAACTGCGTGCTGCGCTCGAATCGGGCCAGACAACGGCGGTGGAGCTGGTCCAGGCCTATCTCGCCCGGATCGATGCCTACGACGGACCCGACACGCCCACCGCCCTCAACGCGGTGGTGGTTCGCAACCCCGATGCGATCAAGGAAGCGCAGGCGGCCGATGCCCGTCGGGCCAGGGGCGAAACGCTGGGGCCGCTCGATGGCATCCCCTATACGGCCAAGGACAGTTATCTGGTGAAGGGGCTGACCGCTGCCTCTGGAAGTCCCGCCTTCGCCAACCTGATTGCTTATCGCGATGCGTTCACCATCGAACGGCTTCGCGCCGCCGGCGCGATCTGCCTGGGCAAGACCAATATGCCGCCGATGGCCAACGGCGGCATGCAGCGCGGGGTATACGGCCGTGCCGAAAGCCCCTACAACGCCGACTACCTCACTGCCCCTTTCGCATCGGGCTCATCGAACGGCGCCGGTACGGCAACCGCCGCCAGTTTCGCGGCATTCGGCCTGGCGGAAGAAACCTGGTCGAGCGGTCGCGGGCCTGCCTCGAACAATGGCCTGTGCGCCTATACGCCTTCGCGCGGGGTGATCTCGGTGCGCGGCAACTGGCCGTTGACGCCGACGATGGACGTTGTCGTACCGTATGCCAGGACAATGGCGGACCTGCTCGAGGTGCTCGATGTGGTGGTGGCGGATGATCCCGACACACGGGGCGATCTGTGGCGGATGCAACCCTGGGTGCCCATTCCGAGTGTCGCTTCGGTGCGTCCCGCTTCCTACGGGTCGCTGGCCGCCAATACCGATGCGCTCGCAGGAAAGCGCTTCGGCGTTCCCCGCATGTACATCAATGCGGATCTCGATGCGGGCACCAGCGATGCGCCTGGCATCGGTGGGCCGACGGGCCAGCGAATCAACACCCGCCCCTCAGTGATCGGGCTATGGGAGGAGGCTCGCAAGGCACTCGAAGCGGCCGGTGCAGAAGTGGTCGAGGTCGACTTCCCGCTGGTCTCCAATTGCGAGGGGGATCGTCCTGGTGCACCGACGGTGTTTAACCGGGGCCTGGTGTCCAAAGAGTTCCTTCACCATGAATTGTGGGATCTGACGGCTTGGGCGTTCGACGATTTCCTGCGGGCCAACGGCGATCCAAAACTGAATCGCCTGGTCGACGTGAACGGGCCGCTGATTTTCCCGCACGATCCGGGGACTCTACCCAATCGCGAGGGCGAACTGGCCGCGGGTATGGACGAATATGTGCGGATGGCCGAACGCGGCATCACCCCTTGGGACCAGATCACCACGGTGCCTGACGGACTACGCGGCCTTGAACGGACGCGCCGAATCGATCTGGAGGAATGGATGGATCGGTTGGGGCTCGACGCGGTGATCTTCCCGACGGTAGCCGACGTTGGGCCGGCGAATGCCGATGTCGATCCGAAGTCTGCGGATATCGCGTGGAGTAACGGCATCTGGGTCGCCAACGGCAATCTCGCCATCCGCCACCTGGGGGTACCCACGGTCACTGTGCCGATGGGCGTCATGCCAGACATCGGCATGCCCGTCGGGCTGACCTTTGCCGGGCGTGCCTATGACGATTCGACGCTGCTTCGCCTGGCTTCGGCGTTTGAGTCGACGGGGGCGAAACGATTGATCCCTCCTCGAACCCCATCATTGTCGGGCGGCAAAAAATAG
- a CDS encoding proline iminopeptidase-family hydrolase → MESIGIREGFAPFGLYQTWYRVTGHFDGKSTPLVILHGGPGCTHDYVDAFKDIAASGYPVVHYDQLGNGRSTHLPEKDASFWNVALFLEELDNLLDHLEISDNYALLGQSWGGMLASEHAVRQPAGLRALIAANSPSDMRVWVQEANRLRKLLPAGVHETLLEHEQAGTFQAAAYQEASRVFYDNHVCRVIPWPDEVARTFAQVDADPTVYHAMSGPTEFHVIGSLKDWTIVDRLQHINVPTLVISGRYDEATPTVVKPYLEKVPNVRWALFEHSSHMPHVEERVGCIGTVVRFLDECVKGDGWQTPVAAARL, encoded by the coding sequence ATGGAATCTATCGGAATACGCGAAGGCTTCGCACCTTTTGGTCTTTATCAGACCTGGTATCGCGTCACGGGTCACTTCGACGGTAAGAGCACGCCACTGGTGATTCTGCATGGCGGTCCGGGCTGCACGCATGATTACGTCGACGCGTTCAAGGACATCGCCGCGAGTGGGTATCCAGTGGTTCATTACGATCAACTGGGTAACGGCCGCTCGACCCACCTACCGGAAAAAGACGCTTCATTCTGGAACGTAGCGCTGTTTCTCGAGGAGCTGGACAACCTGCTGGATCATCTGGAAATCAGCGACAATTACGCGCTCCTGGGGCAATCCTGGGGCGGCATGCTCGCCAGCGAACACGCCGTACGGCAACCTGCGGGGCTACGGGCCTTGATCGCCGCCAATTCCCCTTCGGACATGCGTGTCTGGGTTCAGGAGGCCAACCGTTTACGTAAGCTACTGCCCGCCGGCGTACATGAAACATTGCTGGAGCACGAACAGGCCGGGACTTTTCAAGCGGCTGCCTATCAGGAAGCTTCAAGGGTTTTTTACGACAACCATGTATGTCGCGTCATTCCCTGGCCCGATGAGGTGGCGCGTACTTTTGCCCAGGTCGATGCCGATCCCACCGTTTACCACGCCATGAGCGGGCCGACGGAGTTTCATGTGATAGGCAGCCTGAAAGACTGGACCATTGTCGACCGCTTGCAGCACATCAACGTACCGACGTTGGTGATTTCCGGTCGCTACGATGAAGCAACACCGACGGTGGTCAAACCCTATCTGGAGAAGGTCCCGAACGTGCGTTGGGCGTTGTTCGAGCACTCCAGCCATATGCCTCATGTCGAGGAGCGGGTCGGCTGCATAGGGACGGTGGTGAGGTTTCTGGATGAGTGCGTGAAGGGGGACGGCTGGCAAACACCTGTTGCCGCCGCCCGGCTCTGA
- a CDS encoding ABC transporter ATP-binding protein — MSTPVLKVEELSVIARNGEHEVTLVDRLSFDLAEGEILGLVGESGSGKTLACRGLMRLLPSPNLRVEGTAVQLAGENLLRLDEAGMRRMRGRQLGMIFQNPNSHLDPLMRIGEQIGEGIRLHQGASKPEARALAIDVLRQVGIPDPQRRVDSYPHEFSGGMRQRAMIAVALGCNPNVLIADEPTTALDVTVQAQILRLLLDLRDQRGLSIIMITHDLGVVAQTCDSIAVMYAGRLCEHGNKHEVLAHPRHPYTAGLIDCQPATSHGHALLKTISGQPPLLDALPHGCRFNPRCQQTGSRCVSLMPDLQAVTCEHRIACHYPLAVGGRS, encoded by the coding sequence ATGAGTACGCCGGTGCTGAAGGTCGAGGAACTGAGCGTCATTGCCCGTAACGGCGAACACGAGGTGACGCTGGTGGATCGCTTGTCATTCGACCTGGCCGAGGGTGAAATCCTCGGGTTGGTGGGTGAAAGCGGCTCCGGCAAAACCCTGGCCTGTCGCGGTTTGATGAGGCTGTTGCCGTCGCCGAATCTACGAGTGGAAGGCACAGCCGTGCAGCTGGCCGGGGAAAATCTGTTGCGTCTGGACGAAGCCGGCATGCGCCGCATGCGTGGGCGTCAATTGGGGATGATTTTCCAGAACCCCAATAGCCATCTCGATCCGTTGATGCGCATCGGCGAGCAGATTGGCGAAGGTATTCGTCTGCATCAGGGCGCCAGCAAGCCTGAAGCCCGCGCCCTGGCCATCGACGTACTTCGGCAAGTGGGCATTCCCGATCCGCAGCGGCGGGTCGACAGTTACCCTCACGAATTTTCCGGTGGCATGCGTCAGCGGGCGATGATCGCCGTGGCCTTGGGTTGCAATCCGAACGTGCTGATCGCCGACGAACCGACCACCGCTCTCGACGTCACGGTGCAAGCGCAGATCCTGCGCCTGCTGCTCGATCTGCGCGACCAGCGTGGCCTGTCGATCATCATGATCACCCATGACCTGGGCGTCGTTGCCCAAACCTGCGACTCGATTGCAGTGATGTACGCCGGACGCTTGTGCGAGCACGGCAACAAACACGAGGTACTGGCCCATCCGCGCCATCCTTACACCGCTGGATTGATCGACTGTCAGCCGGCCACCAGTCACGGTCACGCATTGCTCAAAACCATTTCCGGGCAACCGCCCCTGCTCGATGCCCTGCCCCATGGGTGTCGCTTCAATCCGCGCTGCCAGCAAACCGGCAGTCGATGCGTGTCACTGATGCCGGACCTGCAAGCCGTTACTTGCGAACATCGCATCGCTTGCCATTACCCCTTGGCCGTCGGAGGCCGCTCATGA
- a CDS encoding sugar phosphate isomerase/epimerase, with product MTLHISTAPCCWGVDDVNNPHLPAWQQVLGEAAQAGYRGIELGPYGYLPLDAVAVGSVLAEQGLHVVAGTVFDDLVDPANLPSLLNQTRNICALLKQLPAIPLEPGQRFAMPCLVVIDWGHEERDYTAGHSDRAPRLAPDAWRGMMAHIRAIAELAWTEYGIRTVIHPHAGGYIEFADELAQLVEDIPCEVAGLCLDTGHLYYAGMDPVQTLRQYADRLDYLHFKDIDQAVFDQVLGEHITFFAACAKGVMCPIGQGVIDYGALRELITEIGYQGYITVEQERDPRNAHGSLCDVAASRAYLSRAGF from the coding sequence ATGACCCTCCACATCTCCACCGCGCCTTGTTGCTGGGGCGTAGACGACGTCAACAATCCTCATCTGCCGGCGTGGCAACAGGTCCTTGGCGAAGCGGCGCAAGCGGGGTATCGCGGCATCGAATTGGGGCCATACGGTTACCTTCCACTGGATGCTGTGGCGGTGGGCTCGGTACTGGCCGAACAGGGCTTGCACGTGGTGGCCGGCACGGTGTTCGACGACCTGGTCGACCCCGCCAATCTGCCCAGCCTGCTGAATCAAACCCGAAATATCTGTGCGTTGCTCAAGCAATTGCCGGCGATTCCATTGGAGCCGGGGCAACGCTTTGCCATGCCTTGTCTGGTGGTCATCGATTGGGGGCATGAGGAACGCGATTACACCGCCGGGCATTCCGACCGCGCACCGCGCCTGGCGCCGGATGCCTGGCGCGGCATGATGGCCCACATCCGCGCCATCGCTGAGCTGGCATGGACGGAATACGGCATTCGCACGGTGATTCATCCGCACGCCGGGGGCTACATCGAGTTCGCTGACGAACTGGCCCAACTGGTCGAAGACATCCCCTGTGAAGTGGCCGGCCTGTGCCTGGACACCGGCCATCTGTACTACGCCGGCATGGACCCGGTGCAGACCCTGCGTCAGTACGCGGACCGCCTGGATTACCTGCATTTCAAAGACATCGATCAGGCCGTGTTCGATCAGGTACTGGGCGAACACATCACCTTCTTCGCCGCGTGTGCAAAAGGCGTGATGTGCCCGATCGGCCAGGGTGTCATCGACTACGGCGCCTTGCGCGAGCTGATCACCGAGATCGGTTACCAGGGCTACATCACCGTCGAGCAAGAACGTGATCCACGTAACGCCCATGGCAGTCTGTGCGATGTGGCTGCCAGCCGTGCCTACCTGTCTCGGGCAGGTTTCTGA